Proteins found in one Nitrosopumilus maritimus SCM1 genomic segment:
- a CDS encoding ZIP family metal transporter: protein MELDEKRSQAKVIASGIIPFAFIVLMVAYIFGPGSDLLDLGIPLPEVTIEKVDFLESEIHATVRNTGPIPVEVVMADVNDRIHPAAVEPDRFLERYETALVRIPFEWNDAEPYIIGITVDDGTRFEKEIAAAAPALQPTLDLAVFFAIIGTYVGIIPVMIGLLWLPFIKKIKKSKYHFFLALTAGLLLFLGIDSIEEAIEVSDENLASSFNGVLLVATTSVLSFLGLYYAGEKLIKISDSSRITKPVAIALMIAIGIGLHNFGEGLAIGAAVGLGSIAFSTFLIVGFALHNTTEGIAIASPMSREKTVIWKLTAMGMIAGAPAIFGAWVGGFVYSPFSSVIFLSIGAGAIFQVIITILKWIRTEGDRNLSSAAVASGFALGMLIMYMTSILV from the coding sequence ATGGAACTTGATGAGAAAAGATCCCAGGCCAAAGTTATTGCTAGTGGAATAATCCCATTTGCATTTATTGTTTTGATGGTGGCATACATCTTTGGACCAGGCTCGGATTTACTTGATTTGGGTATCCCGTTACCTGAAGTAACTATTGAAAAAGTTGATTTCCTAGAATCAGAAATACATGCAACCGTAAGGAATACTGGCCCTATTCCAGTTGAAGTAGTTATGGCGGATGTTAACGACAGAATTCATCCTGCTGCAGTAGAGCCTGATAGATTTCTAGAGAGATATGAAACGGCACTTGTAAGAATTCCATTTGAATGGAATGATGCAGAACCATACATTATCGGAATCACAGTAGACGATGGAACTAGGTTTGAAAAAGAGATTGCTGCTGCTGCTCCTGCATTGCAACCAACTTTAGATCTTGCAGTATTTTTTGCAATAATTGGAACTTATGTTGGAATAATTCCCGTAATGATTGGACTTTTGTGGTTGCCTTTTATTAAAAAAATTAAAAAGTCAAAATACCATTTCTTTTTGGCATTAACTGCAGGACTGTTGTTATTTTTAGGGATTGATTCTATTGAAGAAGCAATAGAAGTCTCTGATGAAAATCTTGCATCTAGTTTCAATGGAGTATTACTTGTTGCCACAACTTCAGTACTCTCATTTCTTGGTTTGTACTATGCTGGTGAAAAATTAATAAAAATATCAGATTCCTCTAGAATTACAAAACCGGTAGCTATTGCATTAATGATTGCAATAGGAATTGGATTGCACAACTTTGGCGAAGGGTTGGCAATAGGTGCCGCAGTAGGCTTGGGCTCTATTGCCTTTAGTACATTTTTGATAGTGGGATTTGCACTTCATAACACCACTGAAGGAATTGCAATTGCATCTCCAATGTCCAGAGAAAAAACAGTAATTTGGAAACTTACAGCTATGGGAATGATTGCAGGAGCACCTGCAATCTTTGGAGCATGGGTAGGAGGCTTTGTTTACTCTCCATTCTCATCAGTAATATTTCTCTCAATAGGGGCTGGCGCCATATTTCAAGTAATTATTACCATTTTGAAATGGATTAGAACTGAAGGTGATCGTAATTTATCTAGTGCTGCAGTTGCCTCAGGATTTGCTTTAGGTATGTTGATAATGTATATGACTAGTATCTTGGTTTGA
- a CDS encoding winged helix-turn-helix transcriptional regulator produces the protein MIDFLVDGCKCCPIDNTFQIIGKKFTLHILRNMIILNQHHFNEFLDSIEGINPNTLSTRLKEMEKTGLIEKNIYNETPVRIEYTLTKKGKALQPILEEMAKFSTKFCCDDVFCDAKPRTFRQVYGSTFQL, from the coding sequence ATGATTGATTTTCTCGTAGACGGATGCAAATGCTGTCCTATCGACAACACTTTTCAGATTATTGGTAAGAAATTTACTCTTCACATATTACGCAATATGATAATCTTGAACCAACATCATTTCAATGAATTTTTAGATTCTATTGAAGGAATTAACCCAAATACTTTATCCACAAGACTCAAGGAGATGGAAAAAACTGGTCTGATTGAAAAAAATATCTACAACGAAACTCCTGTTAGAATAGAATATACTCTTACCAAGAAAGGAAAAGCATTACAGCCAATTTTAGAAGAAATGGCAAAATTTTCAACAAAGTTTTGTTGTGATGATGTGTTTTGTGATGCAAAACCCCGTACATTTAGACAGGTATACGGAAGCACCTTCCAATTATAG
- a CDS encoding universal stress protein, with amino-acid sequence MGKFQKILVPLDGSANSMRGLDKAITIANESGAEITGYYVFHLPVTAGIKYTKAMRDKAQDKAVKAIGPAMQKCERAGAKFKYATGGGNTATQIVNAAKKGNFDMVVIGARGIGNAKEAFLGSVSNSVMHKCKVPVLVVK; translated from the coding sequence ATGGGCAAATTTCAAAAAATTCTAGTCCCTCTAGATGGTTCTGCAAACTCTATGAGAGGATTAGATAAAGCAATAACAATTGCAAACGAAAGTGGTGCTGAAATAACTGGGTATTATGTATTCCACTTGCCTGTTACTGCTGGAATAAAATACACCAAAGCAATGAGAGATAAAGCACAAGACAAAGCTGTAAAAGCAATTGGTCCTGCAATGCAAAAGTGTGAGCGTGCTGGTGCAAAATTCAAGTATGCCACTGGTGGTGGCAACACTGCTACACAAATTGTAAATGCTGCAAAGAAAGGCAACTTTGACATGGTAGTAATTGGTGCAAGAGGCATAGGTAATGCCAAAGAGGCATTTCTTGGAAGTGTTTCAAATTCTGTTATGCACAAATGCAAAGTTCCAGTACTGGTCGTCAAATAA
- a CDS encoding multicopper oxidase domain-containing protein encodes MVMRSRSGLMLVFIVAVVAISSVFLVFPEGIDAQKEEKAFVTHTGSVVKTSGEVLDPVYQVSEVEFDPEKYLREFNYGRVSQLENGQTVREFTIIADDDRVQEISPGVFYNVWTFNGTVPGPTIRATEGDLLRINFINNGDKPHTMHFHGEHPAEMDGVFEIVGANGGQFTYEFEAGPVGVHPYHCHVMPLEEHIAHGLYGVFIVDPKEGRPPADEMVMVLNGFDTDFDTENNFYAANSIPFYYQHHPIQIKKDELIRVYVVNMVEFDPINNLHLHGNLYQYYPTGTDIVPSEFTDMITLSQTERGIMEFKYQYPGKYLFHAHKVEFSEKGWVGVFLVKDDEQKNTEEVDYGT; translated from the coding sequence ATGGTAATGAGATCCCGTTCAGGACTAATGTTGGTCTTTATTGTTGCAGTAGTTGCCATATCATCAGTTTTTCTTGTATTTCCTGAAGGAATTGATGCCCAGAAAGAGGAGAAAGCATTTGTTACCCATACAGGAAGTGTTGTAAAAACAAGTGGTGAGGTTCTGGATCCTGTTTATCAGGTATCAGAAGTGGAGTTTGATCCTGAAAAATATCTCAGAGAATTCAACTATGGTCGTGTTTCACAATTAGAAAATGGTCAGACAGTAAGAGAGTTTACAATAATTGCCGATGATGACAGAGTTCAAGAAATTTCTCCAGGTGTATTTTACAATGTTTGGACTTTTAATGGAACAGTTCCCGGTCCAACAATAAGAGCAACAGAAGGGGATCTATTAAGAATTAATTTCATCAACAATGGTGACAAACCACATACCATGCATTTTCATGGAGAGCATCCAGCAGAAATGGATGGAGTCTTTGAAATTGTAGGTGCAAACGGCGGCCAATTCACTTATGAATTTGAGGCAGGCCCTGTTGGCGTTCATCCATATCACTGCCATGTCATGCCTTTAGAGGAACACATTGCGCATGGATTGTACGGTGTCTTTATCGTAGATCCCAAAGAAGGACGTCCACCAGCTGATGAAATGGTAATGGTTCTAAATGGATTTGATACTGACTTTGATACTGAAAATAATTTCTATGCTGCAAATTCTATTCCGTTTTACTACCAACATCATCCAATTCAAATTAAAAAAGATGAACTGATTCGAGTTTATGTTGTCAATATGGTAGAGTTTGATCCAATTAACAATTTACATTTGCATGGAAATCTATACCAATACTATCCAACAGGAACAGATATTGTCCCATCTGAATTTACAGACATGATTACATTGTCTCAAACAGAAAGAGGTATAATGGAATTCAAGTACCAGTATCCAGGAAAATATCTATTTCATGCTCATAAAGTAGAGTTTTCAGAGAAAGGCTGGGTTGGAGTTTTCCTTGTAAAAGATGATGAACAAAAAAATACAGAGGAAGTAGACTATGGAACTTGA
- a CDS encoding cupredoxin domain-containing protein, whose amino-acid sequence MNYLILALIPIVLSIGGVSAFAESVPEWVKNTALWYGEGIVSESEFLNMIKFLIENEVIVIDTVMEPVPQVVNAQVVIPNGNFDVTGAGFYSPLNLEISVGTTVTWVNDDSVPHNIQSIDEGGKVIQLFNSPPLNTGDRFEFTFEEKGVFNYYCSFHPWRVGLVTIS is encoded by the coding sequence ATGAATTATCTGATTCTTGCACTAATCCCTATTGTTCTTTCTATTGGCGGTGTGTCTGCATTTGCTGAATCAGTTCCAGAGTGGGTAAAAAATACAGCATTATGGTACGGTGAAGGAATTGTCTCAGAAAGTGAATTTCTCAACATGATAAAATTCTTGATTGAAAATGAAGTAATTGTAATAGATACGGTGATGGAGCCAGTTCCACAAGTAGTTAATGCGCAAGTTGTTATTCCAAATGGAAACTTTGATGTAACTGGCGCCGGATTTTACTCTCCATTGAATCTGGAAATTTCAGTAGGAACTACAGTCACATGGGTAAATGATGATTCAGTACCACACAACATACAAAGTATCGATGAGGGAGGAAAAGTCATTCAATTGTTTAACAGTCCACCACTAAATACAGGAGATAGATTCGAATTTACGTTCGAGGAGAAAGGAGTTTTCAACTACTATTGCTCATTTCATCCATGGAGAGTAGGATTAGTTACCATAAGTTAG
- a CDS encoding glycosyl hydrolase BNR repeat-containing glycosyl hydrolase: protein MRKKRSSKNKKFVLIVIPIIIVGILLALPIQNNQNSPTSKLQGPWNDIHGVGMFLSGNDDTLYLATHQGLFEKKDSGWQHVGNDNADLMGFSMNHDTEKMYSSGHPKTGGNLGFRMSDDKGNSWTTISKVKNTPVDFHAMTASQAQNGLIYGSPGGGSELFVTSDDGTSWNSLDIPNKIISLAADPLDPNRVYAGTMSGLYVSNNQGKQWTAVDSDIEKGVITGIGFSSDGKTMYVFSTLDGNGMIVKSIDGGKTMVKTQSQIADAKGVWNFAPGRDGEIYAIAAQQVASGLAMSVYKTDDGGATWVLEGTNNSELALTDES, encoded by the coding sequence ATGAGGAAAAAACGCTCATCAAAAAATAAAAAATTTGTATTAATTGTAATTCCCATAATCATAGTTGGAATTCTTCTAGCTCTGCCTATACAAAATAACCAGAATTCCCCAACCTCAAAACTTCAGGGTCCATGGAATGACATTCATGGTGTTGGAATGTTTCTTTCTGGCAATGATGATACCCTTTACCTTGCTACTCATCAGGGATTGTTTGAGAAAAAGGATTCAGGGTGGCAGCATGTTGGTAATGACAATGCAGATTTGATGGGATTTTCTATGAATCACGACACGGAGAAAATGTATTCTAGTGGACATCCAAAAACAGGAGGGAATTTAGGATTTAGAATGAGTGACGATAAAGGAAATTCATGGACAACTATTTCCAAAGTAAAAAATACCCCAGTTGATTTTCATGCAATGACTGCAAGCCAAGCACAAAATGGTTTGATTTATGGCTCTCCGGGAGGGGGAAGTGAACTCTTTGTAACATCAGATGACGGAACATCTTGGAATTCCCTTGATATTCCAAATAAAATAATCTCACTTGCAGCAGACCCATTAGATCCTAATCGCGTATATGCAGGAACAATGTCCGGACTGTATGTCAGTAACAATCAGGGAAAACAATGGACTGCAGTTGATTCAGACATTGAGAAAGGAGTGATTACAGGAATAGGATTTTCATCGGATGGCAAAACCATGTATGTATTTTCCACATTAGATGGAAATGGAATGATTGTAAAATCAATTGACGGGGGGAAAACAATGGTTAAGACACAAAGCCAAATTGCTGATGCCAAGGGTGTTTGGAATTTTGCCCCGGGTCGTGATGGGGAAATTTATGCAATAGCAGCACAACAAGTAGCAAGCGGATTGGCAATGAGTGTTTACAAAACAGATGATGGCGGGGCTACGTGGGTTTTAGAGGGCACAAATAATTCAGAACTAGCACTGACTGACGAATCTTAA
- a CDS encoding multicopper oxidase domain-containing protein → MNRRINALFTIAAVAVIGATLFGSTYTQTQIAGQSLDMQSMDVDVLEQIHQMGGLQLVMPQAFAETDCGVLENSGRNVVEFNLTGESVELPIMGGKTYNAMTFNQQVPGPTLRVTQGDVVKMTLTIPDDEVTGHGNDMHASQISAAAFESVNPGETAQYCYIAEVAGTFKYHCSGVKLIGMDQHVLSGMYGIAIVDPANGYKKLMVEKTSGSGELDRKFYDADALEFQLQYNQLYLTPEGNYDAGAMFQHHNTATVVNGMQFGYVPNMAHNLLVKGDVNKNIFVAQPWNGLENKQYQSQLLFVENDQHVRLFVQNNGNEPVFFHIVGEILDRVVQGNRVQSAGTETWNIGGSQGAIIDLVFDEPGVYAAVNHDYAAIYTGAASVFVAGDPFGLNPVLVEKGVIPAPVASYAYALGNPSDAVPPMGEQSIAHPAINIHGLYTDEVASEMQESGDYVALWEVIPVVAEILTS, encoded by the coding sequence AGTAGCTGTTATTGGTGCAACTCTATTCGGAAGTACATACACACAAACCCAGATTGCTGGACAATCACTTGACATGCAAAGTATGGATGTCGATGTGCTTGAACAAATCCATCAAATGGGAGGTTTACAGCTTGTAATGCCTCAAGCATTTGCAGAAACTGACTGTGGTGTTCTAGAAAACTCTGGACGTAATGTCGTTGAGTTTAACTTGACTGGTGAAAGTGTTGAGCTACCAATTATGGGTGGTAAGACTTACAACGCCATGACTTTTAATCAACAAGTCCCAGGACCAACATTAAGAGTCACACAAGGTGATGTAGTCAAAATGACACTAACAATTCCAGATGATGAAGTTACTGGACACGGTAACGACATGCACGCATCACAAATTTCTGCAGCAGCATTTGAGTCTGTCAATCCTGGCGAAACAGCACAGTATTGTTACATCGCAGAAGTAGCTGGTACTTTCAAATACCATTGTTCTGGTGTTAAACTAATTGGTATGGACCAACACGTCCTTTCCGGCATGTACGGAATTGCAATCGTTGATCCTGCAAATGGTTACAAGAAATTAATGGTTGAGAAGACTAGCGGTAGTGGTGAACTTGACAGAAAATTCTATGATGCAGATGCATTAGAGTTCCAACTCCAATACAATCAATTGTACCTTACACCTGAAGGCAACTATGATGCAGGAGCAATGTTCCAACATCATAACACTGCAACAGTTGTTAACGGAATGCAATTTGGTTATGTACCAAACATGGCTCATAACTTACTCGTCAAAGGCGATGTAAACAAGAACATCTTTGTTGCACAACCATGGAATGGACTTGAAAACAAGCAATACCAATCACAACTCTTATTTGTTGAAAATGATCAACACGTAAGACTCTTTGTACAAAACAATGGTAACGAACCAGTCTTCTTCCACATTGTAGGAGAAATATTGGATAGAGTTGTCCAAGGTAACAGAGTACAATCCGCAGGAACCGAAACATGGAATATTGGAGGTTCTCAAGGAGCAATCATTGATTTGGTATTTGATGAACCAGGTGTATATGCAGCAGTAAATCATGACTATGCAGCAATTTACACTGGCGCAGCTTCAGTCTTTGTAGCAGGTGACCCATTCGGCTTGAACCCAGTTCTAGTTGAGAAAGGAGTTATCCCAGCACCAGTAGCATCTTATGCATATGCTTTGGGTAATCCAAGTGATGCTGTCCCACCAATGGGAGAACAAAGCATTGCTCACCCAGCAATCAACATTCATGGTTTATACACTGATGAAGTAGCTTCTGAAATGCAAGAAAGTGGCGATTATGTCGCATTATGGGAAGTAATTCCTGTAGTAGCAGAGATCCTGACTTCTTGA
- a CDS encoding metal-dependent transcriptional regulator — protein MVSKSNIKISDKKEKRLESIKKAHGKKNTFTTTMEDYLEVISELVELKGYASPTDISNYMNVRPPSVTKMLRRLDADGYLEYTKYQGLKLTSKGMNIANDIRQKHSDLLDFFEIIGVDSSIANKDVEGIEHHMNPKTMKQLRKFTTFLKSNPNLLLSFNKANF, from the coding sequence ATGGTAAGCAAATCAAATATCAAGATATCTGATAAAAAAGAAAAAAGATTAGAATCCATAAAAAAGGCTCATGGTAAAAAAAATACATTTACAACTACCATGGAGGATTATCTTGAGGTAATTTCTGAACTAGTAGAACTAAAAGGATATGCTTCACCCACAGATATCTCAAATTACATGAATGTCCGACCTCCAAGTGTAACTAAAATGCTACGTCGCCTAGATGCTGATGGTTATTTAGAATATACAAAATATCAGGGACTGAAACTAACTTCTAAAGGAATGAATATTGCAAACGATATTAGGCAAAAACATAGTGATCTACTAGATTTTTTTGAAATTATTGGCGTTGACAGTTCCATAGCAAACAAAGATGTGGAAGGAATTGAGCATCACATGAACCCAAAAACTATGAAACAGCTAAGAAAATTTACCACTTTTCTAAAATCAAATCCAAATTTACTGCTTTCATTTAACAAAGCAAATTTTTAG
- a CDS encoding DsbA family protein, producing the protein MESKENVNKIIVKKSTFTSLVVVLVITIAISAFFAGNYVSNMNSDKVTQSDLNNAFAKLEEKIGTSTQPSIQPNTQPIKVSIDDDPMKGDPNAPITIIEFSDYECPFCGKFYTDTLPLIEENYINTGKVNFVYRDFPIQSIHPNAVHTAMAAECADDQEMFWPYHDMIFENKSTWEKQRGQSLVSELVQYADVLGLDTEEFTTCLESNKHLDEVRNDLQDGQSYGISGTPGFFIGNDNSGYIKVSGAKPYQTFAEILEGMLRR; encoded by the coding sequence TTGGAAAGTAAAGAGAATGTAAATAAGATAATTGTAAAAAAATCAACTTTTACGAGTTTGGTGGTTGTACTAGTAATAACAATTGCAATTTCTGCTTTCTTTGCAGGCAATTATGTTTCAAACATGAATTCTGATAAAGTTACACAATCAGATCTTAATAATGCATTTGCAAAACTAGAAGAAAAAATTGGAACCAGTACTCAACCATCTATTCAACCAAATACACAACCGATCAAAGTCTCAATAGATGATGATCCTATGAAAGGAGACCCAAATGCTCCAATTACCATCATAGAATTTTCGGATTATGAATGTCCATTTTGTGGAAAATTTTACACAGATACACTTCCTTTAATTGAAGAAAATTACATCAACACAGGAAAAGTAAATTTTGTTTACAGAGATTTTCCAATTCAAAGTATACATCCTAATGCTGTCCATACAGCAATGGCTGCAGAATGTGCAGATGACCAAGAAATGTTTTGGCCATATCATGATATGATTTTTGAGAATAAAAGTACGTGGGAAAAACAAAGAGGTCAAAGTCTAGTAAGTGAGTTGGTACAATATGCAGATGTTCTTGGATTAGATACTGAAGAATTTACCACATGTCTAGAATCAAACAAACATCTTGATGAAGTAAGAAATGATCTACAAGATGGACAAAGTTATGGAATTAGTGGCACCCCTGGATTTTTTATTGGAAATGATAATTCAGGATACATCAAAGTTTCAGGAGCAAAACCATATCAAACTTTTGCAGAAATTCTAGAAGGGATGCTAAGACGATGA
- a CDS encoding CopG family ribbon-helix-helix protein, whose product MPIVSISLNDEILSELDKLQSSMGFTGRSEAIRAGIRAFVSEEKQKADLSGNIHAILLVVHNDEFDHVVSGITHNFEDLITTHLHSKIDKEKCMELFVIDGDAEKVSTMTKDFQINKNMDTVKLVAL is encoded by the coding sequence ATGCCAATAGTCTCAATCTCACTAAATGATGAGATCCTATCTGAATTAGACAAACTCCAATCAAGTATGGGATTTACAGGTAGATCAGAGGCGATCAGAGCAGGAATTAGAGCATTTGTTTCAGAAGAAAAACAAAAGGCAGATTTGTCGGGCAACATTCATGCAATTCTTTTGGTAGTACACAATGATGAGTTTGATCATGTTGTTTCTGGAATAACTCACAACTTTGAAGATTTGATCACGACACATCTTCACAGCAAAATTGACAAGGAAAAATGCATGGAGCTTTTTGTAATTGATGGAGATGCAGAGAAAGTTTCGACCATGACAAAAGATTTTCAAATAAACAAGAATATGGATACAGTGAAGTTAGTAGCTCTTTGA
- a CDS encoding Kelch repeat-containing protein: protein MKIAIFFLILLSFTTPNIFAEEPLEGWERLSNLPEPRSESKAIAYEDKIYVIGGLNNKELAENSVFVYDTNEDVWSISTSMPSMLHHSGASIYEGKLYVVGGYYDKWIPSDELLIYDIDADVWSKGTNMPTARGALTAEFLDGKLYAVGGFNTETRFENEVYDPVTDSWEKKSDLPTPREHLASAVLDSQMYVIGGRSGQLNVDATEVYDFTADSWESLEPIPTARSGLAASAMNEAIFVFGGEGYTNTFGENEAYIPEKGWFEQQPMPIPRHGLDAVTVDGNIYLIGGGIAPGASYSPIVEKYHNTVIPEFGFFVVLVFTLSIGLTILFTKSKFSLFTNVSKN, encoded by the coding sequence ATGAAAATAGCAATATTTTTTTTAATTCTTTTGTCTTTTACAACTCCAAATATTTTTGCTGAAGAACCTTTAGAAGGTTGGGAACGACTATCTAATCTACCTGAACCAAGATCAGAATCAAAAGCAATTGCATATGAGGATAAAATCTATGTGATTGGGGGCCTGAACAACAAAGAACTTGCTGAAAATTCTGTGTTTGTTTATGACACTAACGAAGATGTTTGGAGCATTAGTACTTCTATGCCAAGTATGTTACATCATTCTGGTGCGTCAATTTATGAAGGAAAATTGTATGTAGTTGGAGGATATTATGATAAATGGATTCCATCTGATGAATTATTAATTTACGATATAGATGCTGATGTGTGGTCAAAGGGCACAAACATGCCTACAGCTAGAGGGGCATTAACTGCAGAATTTCTTGACGGAAAATTATATGCGGTTGGAGGATTTAATACAGAAACTCGTTTTGAAAACGAAGTTTATGATCCAGTAACTGACTCTTGGGAGAAAAAATCTGACTTACCAACTCCTAGAGAACATCTTGCATCTGCAGTTTTAGATAGTCAAATGTATGTGATTGGAGGAAGATCTGGACAACTCAATGTTGATGCAACAGAAGTGTATGATTTTACAGCTGACTCTTGGGAATCTCTTGAACCTATTCCTACTGCAAGAAGTGGGTTAGCAGCATCTGCCATGAACGAAGCAATATTTGTTTTTGGTGGTGAGGGATATACTAACACCTTTGGCGAAAATGAGGCATATATACCAGAGAAAGGATGGTTTGAACAACAACCAATGCCAATTCCAAGACATGGATTAGATGCAGTTACTGTTGACGGAAATATCTATTTGATTGGAGGTGGAATTGCACCAGGTGCTAGTTATAGTCCAATAGTTGAAAAATATCATAACACAGTAATTCCAGAATTTGGATTCTTTGTTGTATTGGTTTTTACACTTTCCATTGGTTTGACAATATTGTTTACAAAGTCTAAATTCTCGTTATTTACAAATGTCTCTAAAAACTAG